One genomic window of Belonocnema kinseyi isolate 2016_QV_RU_SX_M_011 unplaced genomic scaffold, B_treatae_v1 SchBZDm_2066;HRSCAF=2268, whole genome shotgun sequence includes the following:
- the LOC117182524 gene encoding uncharacterized protein LOC117182524, which yields MGTKNLRTTAYHPAANGMVERLHRQLKAAIKCHENDGWAEVLPIVLLGIRASIKEDMKASSSELLYGTTLRLPGEFFQSNTKESNSDFVKDLRRKMSQLKPVPGTRHGTRKTFIFKELSSLPFVFIRHDAVRGPLQPPNDGPFEVVQRSPKFYTVLVKGKQVNVSIDILKPVFVLGETTKKENVNNEEAGHGKDAEERQPQRPEQQPRRREEQARFNTRSGRRVRFPERLQAGF from the coding sequence ATGGGAACCAAGAACCTGCGTACGACAGCTTACCATCCAGCGGCGAACGGCATGGTCGAGAGATTACACCGACAACTAAAGGCAGCAATTAAGTGTCACGAAAACGACGGATGGGCCGAGGTCTTACCGATTGTCCTTTTAGGTATTCGAGCCTCAATAAAAGAAGATATGAAGGCGAGCTCGTCTGAATTGCTTTATGGAACGACACTTCGGTTACCAGGCGAATTTTTCCAATCGAACACAAAGGAAAGCAACTCAGATTTTGTGAAAGACCTTCGGAGGAAAATGAGCCAGTTAAAACCAGTTCCAGGGACAAGGCATGGGAcaagaaaaacattcatttttaaggaattatCGTCTTTACCCTTCGTCTTCATCAGACACGATGCAGTACGAGGCCCTCTTCAACCACCCAACGACGGACCGTTTGAAGTAGTGCAGCGATCTCCAAAATTCTATACGGTTTTAGTAAAAGGAAAACAAGTCAATGTTTCCATCGATATATTAAAACCGGTGTTTGTACTTGGAGAAACGACGAAAAAAGAAAACGTAAATAATGAAGAAGCTGGACACGGCAAAGACGCCGAGGAACGGCAACCTCAACGACCAGAACAGCAACCACGTAGAAGAGAGGAACAGGCTCGCTTTAACACACGATCAGGCAGAAGAGTTCGTTTCCCCGAACGGTTGCAAGCAGGTTTTTGA